One window from the genome of Megalobrama amblycephala isolate DHTTF-2021 linkage group LG4, ASM1881202v1, whole genome shotgun sequence encodes:
- the slc6a4b gene encoding solute carrier family 6 member 4b isoform X2: protein MPHQEQVIAHGNLCAPGPPNNAGYNSNPGPVIIQTESRDKWSKKMDFLLSVIGFAVDLGNVWRFPYICYQNGGGAFLIPYVLMAVFGGVPLFYMELALGQFHRTGAISIWKHICPIFKGIGFAICIIALYVSFYYNTIIAWALFYFYSSFSSTLPWTSCDNEWNTENCTNYFGKDNVTWTNYSRSPAEEFYTRNVLAVHESSGLGNVGYIRWQLMLCLFLIFTIVYFSLWKGVKTSGKVVWVTATLPYVVLLILMIRGATLPGAWKGVVFYLNPKWEKLQETSVWVDAAAQIFFSLGPGFGVLLALSSYNPFNNNCYRDAIVTSLVNCLTSFVSGFVIFTVLGYMAEQRNVNVEDVAKDKGPSLLFITYPEAIANMVGSTFFAIIFFVMMITLGLDSTFGGLEAIITAVMDEYPDVLSHRRELFVLALVVVCFLGSLSTLTKGGAYVVKLLEEFGVGSSIIAVVFLEATAVSWFYGINRFSNDIKSMLGYTPGLFWKVCWVAISPAFLAYIIISSLLNPQPLTLFDYKFPDWSITVGFVIGASSFIWIPIYMVYKLVWTPGSLKQRLAVCLRPERTLPDIHADSMGLSPVP, encoded by the exons ATGCCCCACCAAGAGCAAGTGATCGCTCACGGGAACCTCTGCGCCCCGGGTCCTCCAAACAACGCCGGGTACAACAGCAACCCGGGGCCCGTCATCATTCAGACAGAATCCCGCGATAAATGGAgcaaaaaaatggattttcttTTATCAGTTATTGGGTTTGCGGTAGACCTCGGTAACGTTTGGAGATTTCCATATATCTGTTATCAAAACGGCGGCg GTGCATTTCTTATTCCTTATGTCCTGATGGCTGTATTCGGCGGGGTGCCACTTTTCTACATGGAGTTAGCTCTGGGACAGTTTCACAGAACAGGTGCCATATCCATATGGAAACATATTTGCCCTATTTTTAAAG GTATTGGTTTCGCCATCTGCATCATTGCACTGTATGTGTCCTTCTACTATAACACCATCATCGCCTGGGCTCTGTTCTACTTCTACTCCTCGTTCAGCAGCACTCTGCCCTGGACCAGTTGTGATAATGAATGGAACACAGAAAACTGCACTAACTACTTTGGGAAAGATAACGTAACCTGGACAAACTATTCACGCTCACCTGCCGAGGAGTTTTACAC GAGGAATGTCTTGGCAGTTCATGAATCATCTGGGCTTGGGAACGTGGGATACATTCGCTGGCAGCTCATGCTCTGCCTCTTCCTCATCTTCACCATTGTCTACTTCAGCCTGTGGAAAGGAGTCAAGACTTCAGGAAAG GTAGTGTGGGTGACCGCCACCCTGCCGTACGTAGTGCTGTTGATTCTTATGATCCGTGGTGCCACTTTGCCAGGAGCGTGGAAAGGAGTGGTGTTCTACCTCAATCCCAAATGGGAAAAACTGCAGGAGACCAGC GTATGGGTAGATGCAGCTGCACAGATCTTCTTCTCTCTTGGTCCTGGTTTTGGCGTTCTGCTTGCCCTGTCCAGCTACAATCCCTTCAACAATAACTGCTACAG AGATGCTATTGTAACCAGTCTGGTGAATTGCCTGACAAGTTTTGTGTCAGGGTTTGTTATTTTCACTGTCCTGGGATATATGGCTGAACAGAGAAATGTAAACGTTGAGGACGTAGCCAAGGACAAAG GACCGAGTCTGCTCTTCATCACATATCCAGAAGCAATTGCAAACATGGTTGGGTCGACTTTCTTTGCCATCATCTTCTTTGTAATGATGATTACTCTTGGATTGGACAgcact TTCGGTGGGCTCGAGGCCATAATCACAGCTGTAATGGACGAGTACCCAGATGTCCTGTCCCATCGGAGAGAGCTGTTTGTTCTTGCACTGGTGGTTGTTTGCTTTCTGGGCTCTCTCAGCACCCTTACTAAA gGTGGTGCATATGTGGTTAAGTTACTAGAAGAATTTGGAGTTGGTTCTTCAATTATAGCTGTAGTATTTCTGGAGGCCACAGCAGTATCCTGGTTTTATG GTATTAACAGATTCAGCAATGATATCAAGTCAATGTTGGGATATACTCCAGGATTGTTCTGGAAAGTTTGCTGGGTTGCCATCAGCCCTGCATTTCTTGCT TACATTATTATCAGCTCACTGTTGAACCCTCAACCCCTCACGCTATTCGACTACAAGTTCCCAGACTGGAGCATCACGGTTGGTTTTGTCATTGGAGCTTCCTCCTTCATATGGATCCCCATATACATGGTGTACAAGCTTGTGTGGACCCCAGGCTCTCTTAAACAG CGCCTTGCTGTATGTCTGCGACCGGAGAGAACACTGCCAGATATCCACGCTGACAGTATGGGGTTAAGTCCGGTACCATAG
- the slc6a4b gene encoding solute carrier family 6 member 4b isoform X1: protein MPHQEQVIAHGNLCAPGPPNNAGYNSNPGPVIIQTESRDKWSKKMDFLLSVIGFAVDLGNVWRFPYICYQNGGGAFLIPYVLMAVFGGVPLFYMELALGQFHRTGAISIWKHICPIFKGIGFAICIIALYVSFYYNTIIAWALFYFYSSFSSTLPWTSCDNEWNTENCTNYFGKDNVTWTNYSRSPAEEFYTRNVLAVHESSGLGNVGYIRWQLMLCLFLIFTIVYFSLWKGVKTSGKVVWVTATLPYVVLLILMIRGATLPGAWKGVVFYLNPKWEKLQETSVWVDAAAQIFFSLGPGFGVLLALSSYNPFNNNCYRDAIVTSLVNCLTSFVSGFVIFTVLGYMAEQRNVNVEDVAKDKGPSLLFITYPEAIANMVGSTFFAIIFFVMMITLGLDSTFGGLEAIITAVMDEYPDVLSHRRELFVLALVVVCFLGSLSTLTKGGAYVVKLLEEFGVGSSIIAVVFLEATAVSWFYGINRFSNDIKSMLGYTPGLFWKVCWVAISPAFLAYIIISSLLNPQPLTLFDYKFPDWSITVGFVIGASSFIWIPIYMVYKLVWTPGSLKQVRHACESLQLLHLVDSPLKNILIDLRRSLLNCKNAYSCSHIVFNPISAPCCMSATGENTARYPR from the exons ATGCCCCACCAAGAGCAAGTGATCGCTCACGGGAACCTCTGCGCCCCGGGTCCTCCAAACAACGCCGGGTACAACAGCAACCCGGGGCCCGTCATCATTCAGACAGAATCCCGCGATAAATGGAgcaaaaaaatggattttcttTTATCAGTTATTGGGTTTGCGGTAGACCTCGGTAACGTTTGGAGATTTCCATATATCTGTTATCAAAACGGCGGCg GTGCATTTCTTATTCCTTATGTCCTGATGGCTGTATTCGGCGGGGTGCCACTTTTCTACATGGAGTTAGCTCTGGGACAGTTTCACAGAACAGGTGCCATATCCATATGGAAACATATTTGCCCTATTTTTAAAG GTATTGGTTTCGCCATCTGCATCATTGCACTGTATGTGTCCTTCTACTATAACACCATCATCGCCTGGGCTCTGTTCTACTTCTACTCCTCGTTCAGCAGCACTCTGCCCTGGACCAGTTGTGATAATGAATGGAACACAGAAAACTGCACTAACTACTTTGGGAAAGATAACGTAACCTGGACAAACTATTCACGCTCACCTGCCGAGGAGTTTTACAC GAGGAATGTCTTGGCAGTTCATGAATCATCTGGGCTTGGGAACGTGGGATACATTCGCTGGCAGCTCATGCTCTGCCTCTTCCTCATCTTCACCATTGTCTACTTCAGCCTGTGGAAAGGAGTCAAGACTTCAGGAAAG GTAGTGTGGGTGACCGCCACCCTGCCGTACGTAGTGCTGTTGATTCTTATGATCCGTGGTGCCACTTTGCCAGGAGCGTGGAAAGGAGTGGTGTTCTACCTCAATCCCAAATGGGAAAAACTGCAGGAGACCAGC GTATGGGTAGATGCAGCTGCACAGATCTTCTTCTCTCTTGGTCCTGGTTTTGGCGTTCTGCTTGCCCTGTCCAGCTACAATCCCTTCAACAATAACTGCTACAG AGATGCTATTGTAACCAGTCTGGTGAATTGCCTGACAAGTTTTGTGTCAGGGTTTGTTATTTTCACTGTCCTGGGATATATGGCTGAACAGAGAAATGTAAACGTTGAGGACGTAGCCAAGGACAAAG GACCGAGTCTGCTCTTCATCACATATCCAGAAGCAATTGCAAACATGGTTGGGTCGACTTTCTTTGCCATCATCTTCTTTGTAATGATGATTACTCTTGGATTGGACAgcact TTCGGTGGGCTCGAGGCCATAATCACAGCTGTAATGGACGAGTACCCAGATGTCCTGTCCCATCGGAGAGAGCTGTTTGTTCTTGCACTGGTGGTTGTTTGCTTTCTGGGCTCTCTCAGCACCCTTACTAAA gGTGGTGCATATGTGGTTAAGTTACTAGAAGAATTTGGAGTTGGTTCTTCAATTATAGCTGTAGTATTTCTGGAGGCCACAGCAGTATCCTGGTTTTATG GTATTAACAGATTCAGCAATGATATCAAGTCAATGTTGGGATATACTCCAGGATTGTTCTGGAAAGTTTGCTGGGTTGCCATCAGCCCTGCATTTCTTGCT TACATTATTATCAGCTCACTGTTGAACCCTCAACCCCTCACGCTATTCGACTACAAGTTCCCAGACTGGAGCATCACGGTTGGTTTTGTCATTGGAGCTTCCTCCTTCATATGGATCCCCATATACATGGTGTACAAGCTTGTGTGGACCCCAGGCTCTCTTAAACAGGTGAGACATGCATGCGAGTCATTACAGCTACTCCACTTGGTAGATTCCCCCTTGAAAAACATCCTTATAGATCTCAGGAGGAGTCTACTAAATTGTAAAAATGCGTACAGTTGTTCACACATTGTTTTCAATCCGATTTCAGCGCCTTGCTGTATGTCTGCGACCGGAGAGAACACTGCCAGATATCCACGCTGA